The following coding sequences are from one Salvia hispanica cultivar TCC Black 2014 chromosome 3, UniMelb_Shisp_WGS_1.0, whole genome shotgun sequence window:
- the LOC125213527 gene encoding uncharacterized protein LOC125213527 isoform X1 has protein sequence MEVSVGGGGDEGLKCVKVSAGGMWRCNLLAMRGEVLCEKHCVSAHRRLRGGEEGGGDSGGGNSNVDFGAQKRNSDVLPVDGSEILVIFGESGVRKRGRPKSLENEEVKEVVEGNGKGSKNRKKVGVQSEDQAMREDLRSGGEVLGMNSGDDEEIGVLADNESGIKMDFGEDGVSGGRKKGRAKCLKKEGVTKVVEGSGGRFRSGKMGRPKGSKNRKKISVENEAEAMQGDPQGGGESPSMNNGDVFSSKGIKMVSGENGVSGAKKKMGRPKGSKNRKKIGVKNEAEAGGEILSIDNGDGAVSGAGKVVDVFSSKGIKIGFGENGVSGAKKKMGRPKGSKNKKKNGVKNEAEALRVDPLGGGEILSIENGDGAVSGAGKVVDVFSSKEIKMVFGENGVSGVKKKMGRPKGSKNKKKIGVKNEAEAMRVDPRGGGEDLSMNNGDGAVSGASQVVSTADVFSSKEIKMVFGEIGVSGVRKRGRSKSLKNEEVEKVVEGNGGFGSEKRGRPKSSKNGKKICVKNNAEDGDVDGTGQVDLNENLTMNMYEEMCQKFIGLRIGGCISGKDNEERQLEVLKNTNEVAMVNDNHETLVHFSEGDNASHGNTGTDDAPVLKVRRMGRPKGSKNKKKAVNQTKKIVHIRGHVSRRNPSISAALMQKVHRKGRPKGLKNKKKSILIEKSDDIGEDVSCVKSGLIPAPSPIQRHMEKPKCSKNKKKKTLARPQNKEPCNLASMGKKKPDHIARRSKSSALGMPDDPERREQLRFMCHQCLESSRVGLIICSKCTKKSYCYKCIAKWYPERTKKEVEKLCPYCCGNCNCKACLQENVLIKCSPKEADKNIRLQRSMYLLLNILPLLRSIQLEQKEELIVETSTRGVPVNEEDVPIAVFEEDDRVYCDNCKLSIVNFHRSCPNLACSYDICLDCCSELRRGLQPGEDAAKSTGSSKTSLDRRIFVDDKNVEAASANGPDLHSGFPKWESKNGRSIPCPPKELGGCGTEDLVLKRIFDADWVEKLIASAEKFSSSYQLPSIEFSQKCSLCFSQDVNDFPEVRQASLRENSQDNFLYCPSAINLHCDFEHFQMHWRKGEPVIVRNTLSRASGLSWEPKVMLRAFRSASKKLNQDTSVKAIDCLDWCEVEIKIRQFFKGYLEGRRHQNGWPEMLKLKDWPPSNTFEECLPRHGSEFMAMLPFSDYAHPRSGLLNLATKLPDGALKPDLGPKSYIAYGYPEELGKGDSVAKLHCDVSDAVNILTHATEVRHTSWERRKIDEIRRGSKFEDLDKFSEQACTERTGTILPESLQNGRNPEDHTCNGNSLPLENQIDKKATVQISDLHEDTSIEFSFEPFPSYDHLDTGNRSTNHDIDRTSKVAAESFDSTFDRIADSCNDLDLSNCSEITVGGCNEATNTDIVADNLTLDNDTSVQTRIEPDTRDSHLKSGKASTDVAHGAAVWDIFRRQDVPMLTEYLLKHQKEFFHNDNSVNFVVHPIHDQIFYLDEKHKRQLKEEFSIEPWTFEQHLGEAVFIPAGCPHQVRNRQSCTKLALDFVSPENVHECIRLTQEFRLLPQRHKYKQDILEAKKLAVYAADAAIKDVANLMSKQTRKKSKLADVENSS, from the exons ATGGAGGTGTCGGTGGGCGGTGGTGGTGATGAGGGGTTGAAGTGTGTGAAAGTTAGTGCGGGAGGTATGTGGAGGTGTAATCTGTTGGCTATGCGAGGGGAGGTTTTGTGTGAGAAGCACTGTGTTTCTGCTCATAGGAGATTGAGGGGTGGTGAAGAGGGTGGAGGGGATTCTGGTGGTGGGAATTCTAATGTTGATTTTGGTGCTCAGAAGCGGAATTCTGATGTTTTGCCTGTTGATGGAAGTGAGATTTTGGTGATTTTTGGAGAAAGTGGTGTGAGGAAGAGAGGGAGACCGAAAAGCTTGGAGAATGAGGAGGTCAAGGAGGTTGTAGAAGGCAATGGTAAGGGTTCGAAGAATAGGAAGAAAGTTGGTGTACAGAGTGAAGATCAGGCAATGCGGGAGGATCTGCGAAGTGGTGGTGAGGTTCTTGGTATGAATAGTGGGGATGATGAGGAAATAGGTGTTTTGGCCGATAATGAAAGTGGTATCAAGATGGATTTTGGAGAAGATGGAGTAAGTGGTGGGAGGAAGAAAGGGAGAGCAAAATGCTTGAAGAAAGAGGGGGTAACGAAGGTCGTGGAAGGCAGTGGTGGTAGATTTAGGAGTGGGAAGATGGGAAGGCCGAAGGGTTCAAAGAATAGGAAGAAAATTAGTGTGGAGAATGAAGCTGAGGCAATGCAGGGGGACCCACAAGGAGGTGGGGAGAGTCCTAGTATGAATAATGGGGATGTATTTTCGAGCAAGGGAATCAAGATGGTTTCTGGAGAAAATGGAGTAAGTGGTGCGAAGAAGAAAATGGGAAGGCCGAAGGGCTCGAAGAACAGGAAAAAAATTGGTGTAAAGAATGAAGCTGAAGCTGGTGGGGAGATTCTTAGTATCGATAATGGGGATGGTGCTGTTAGTGGAGCAGGAAAAGTGGTTGATGTATTTTCGAGCAAGGGAATCAAGATTGGTTTTGGAGAAAATGGAGTAAGTGGTGCGAAGAAGAAAATGGGAAGGCCGAAGGGCtcgaagaacaagaaaaaaaatggtgtaaaGAATGAAGCTGAGGCATTGCGGGTGGATCCGTTAGGTGGTGGGGAGATTCTTAGTATCGAGAATGGGGATGGTGCTGTTAGTGGAGCAGGAAAAGTGGTTGATGTATTTTCGAGCAAGGAAATCAAGATGGTTTTTGGAGAAAATGGAGTAAGTggtgtgaagaagaaaatgggaAGGCCGAAGGGttcaaaaaataagaagaaaattggTGTGAAGAATGAAGCTGAGGCAATGCGGGTGGATCCTCGAGGTGGTGGGGAGGATCTTAGTATGAATAATGGGGATGGCGCTGTTAGTGGAGCAAGCCAAGTGGTTTCTACTGCTGATGTGTTTTCGAGCAAGGAAATCAAGATGGTTTTTGGAGAAATTGGAGTAAGTGGCGTGAGGAAGAGAGGGAGATCAAAAAGCTTGAAGAATGAGGAGGTAGAGAAGGTCGTAGAAGGCAATGGTGGATTTGGGAGTGAGAAGAGGGGAAGGCCAAAGAGTTCAAAGAATGGGAAGAAAATTTGCGTGAAGAATAATGCTGAGGATGGTGATGTTGATGGAACAGGACAAGTAGATTTGAATGAAAATCTAACTATGAACATGTATGAGGAAATGTGTCAGAAGTTTATTGGTTTGAGAATTGGAGGGTGTATATCTGGAAAGGACAACGAAGAGAGGCAGCTAGAGGTCCTGAAGAACACAAATGAAGTTGCTATGGTTAATGATAATCACGAGACATTGGTACACTTCAGTGAAGGTGATAATGCATCTCATGGCAACACTGGCACGGATGATGCCCCTGTGCTAAAGGTTCGACGAATGGGAAGGCCAAAAGGGTCTAAGAATAAGAAGAAAGCAGTCAACCAGACTAAAAAGATTGTTCATATCAGAGGTCATGTTTCTCGTCGCAATCCTTCCATTAGTGCTGCTCTGATGCAGAAAGTTCACAGGAAAGGAAGGCCAAAGGGtttgaagaataaaaaaaaatcaatcttgATTGAAAAGAGTGATGACATTGGCGAGGATGTTTCTTGTGTTAAGTCGGGGCTTATTCCTGCTCCCTCACCGATACAACGTCATATGGAAAAACCAAAGTGttcaaagaataaaaagaaaaaaacattagCAAGACCACAGAACAAGGAACCATGCAATCTTGCAAGCATGGGAAAGAAAAAACCTGATCATATTGCAAGAAGGAGCAAGTCATCAGCTTTGGGGATGCCG GATGACCCTGAAAGAAGGGAACAACTTAGGTTTATGTGCCACCAGTGCTTGGAGAGTAGCAGAGTTGGGCTCATCATCTGCTCAAAGTGCACTAAGAAGAGCTACTGCTACAAGTGCATTGCAAAGTG GTATCctgaaagaacaaaaaaagaagttGAGAAATTATGCCCTTATTGCTGTGGGAACTGTAATTGCAAAGCTTGCCTTCAAGAAAATGTTCTTATCAAG TGCTCCCCAAAAGAAGCTGATAAGAATATTAGATTACAAAGATCTATGTACCTGCTACTCAACATTCTGCCCCTACTTAGGAGTATACAACTGGAGCAGAAGGAAGAGCTCATTGTTGAAACCAGCACACGTG GTGTGCCGGTGAATGAAGAAGATGTGCCAATAGCagtttttgaagaagatgacCGGGTATACTG TGACAATTGCAAGTTATCCATCGTCAATTTTCACAGAAGCTGCCCTAATCTGGCTTGTTCCTATGATATCTGTCTTGATTGCTGCTCTGAACTCAGAAGAGGTCTTCAACCAGGGGAAGATGCTGCGAAATCTACTGGCAGTTCCAAAACAAGTTTAGATAGGAGAATTTTTGTGGATGATAAAAACGTGGAGGCTGCTTCAGCAAATGGTCCTGACTTGCACTCTGGTTTCCCTAAATGGGAATCTAAGAATGGCAGGAGCATACCATGTCCTCCGAAAGAGCTTGGTGGTTGTGGAACTGAGGATTTAGTACTGAAACGCATTTTTGATGCTGATTGGGTGGAGAAATTAATTGCTAGTGCTGAGAAATTTTCTTCTAGTTACCAATTACCAAGTATAGAGTTTTCCCAGAAATGTTCGTTGTGCTTTTCACAAGATGTTAATGACTTTCCTGAAGTAAGACAGGCATCATTGAGGGAGAATAGTCAAGATAACTTTCTATACTGCCCTAGTGCTATCAATCTCCATTGTGATTTCGAACATTTTCAAATGCACTGGAGGAAAGGCGAACCTGTCATTGTTAGAAACACGCTCTCAAGAGCTTCTGGTCTTAGTTGGGAGCCTAAGGTTATGCTGCGGGCTTTCAGAAGTGCAagcaaaaaattgaatcaagaCACCTCTGTGAAGGCTATTGATTGCTTGGATTGGTGTGAG GTTGAAATCAAAATTCGCCAGTTTTTCAAAGGTTACTTAGAAGGGCGTCGACATCAAAATGGGTGGCCTGAGATGTTGAAATTAAAGGATTGGCCACCTTCAAATACTTTTGAAGAATGTTTACCTAGACATGGCTCTGAGTTTATGGCCATGCTTCCCTTCAGTGATTACGCCCATCCTAGATCAGGTCTATTAAATCTTGCAACAAAACTTCCTGATGGTGCCTTAAAGCCAGACTTGGGACCAAAAAGCTATATTGCCTATGGATATCCGGAAGAACTCGGAAAAGGCGATTCGGTTGCCAAACTGCACTGTGATGTTTCTGATGCG GTGAATATATTGACTCACGCAACTGAGGTGAGGCACACCTCAtgggaaagaagaaagattgATGAAATAAGGAGGGGATCTAAATTCGAAGATTTAGACAAGTTTAGTGAACAGGCCTGCACAGAAAGAACTGGAACTATATTACCTGAATCGCTTCAGAATGGCAGAAATCCGGAGGATCATACATGCAATGGGAACTCTTTGCCGCTGGAaaatcaaattgataaaaaagcAACAGTTCAGATTAGTGACCTTCATGAGGACACATCGATAGAATTCAGTTTTGAGCCCTTTCCTTCATATGATCATCTGGATACTGGAAACAGAAGTACCAACCATGACATAGACAGAACCTCCAAAGTGGCGGCAGAAAGTTTTGACAGTACTTTTGACCGTATTGCAGATAGTTGCAATGATCTGGATCTGTCCAATTGCTCGGAGATCACAGTCGGTGGGTGTAATGAGGCTACTAATACAGATATTGTAGCTGATAATTTAACCCTGGATAATGATACCTCAGTTCAAACGAGAATAGAACCTGACACTCGCGACAGTCATCTTAAAAGTGGCAAAGCCTCCACAGATGTTGCACACGGTGCTGCAGTTTGGGACATCTTTCGTCGGCAGGATGTGCCCATGTTAACTGAATACTTGCTGAAGCATCAAAAAGAATTTTTCCATAACGACAATTCTGTTAATTTT GTTGTGCATCCAATCCATGACCAGATCTTTTATTTGGATGAGAAGCATAAAAGACAACTGAAGGAGGAGTTCA GTATTGAACCATGGACATTTGAGCAACATCTCGGTGAGGCCGTGTTCATTCCTGCGGGATGCCCCCATCAAGTGAGAAACAGACAG TCCTGCACGAAACTTGCTCTAGACTTCGTATCTCCAGAGAATGTTCATGAATGCATCCGACTGACACAGGAATTCCGGTTGCTTCCTCAGCGTCATAAATATAAGCAAGATATATTAGAG GCTAAGAAGCTGGCTGTATATGCTGCAGATGCTGCCATTAAAGACGTTGCAAATTTAATGTCAAAG CAGACCAGAAAAAAATCGAAGCTAGCTGATGTAGAGAACTCCAGCTGA
- the LOC125213527 gene encoding uncharacterized protein LOC125213527 isoform X4 translates to MEVSVGGGGDEGLKCVKVSAGGMWRCNLLAMRGEVLCEKHCVSAHRRLRGGEEGGGDSGGGNSNVDFGAQKRNSDVLPVDGSEILVIFGESGVRKRGRPKSLENEEVKEVVEGNGKGSKNRKKVGVQSEDQAMREDLRSGGEVLGMNSGDDEEIGVLADNESGIKMDFGEDGVSGGRKKGRAKCLKKEGVTKVVEGSGGRFRSGKMGRPKGSKNRKKISVENEAEAMQGDPQGGGESPSMNNGDVFSSKGIKMVSGENGVSGAKKKMGRPKGSKNRKKIGVKNEAEAGGEILSIDNGDGAVSGAGKVVDVFSSKEIKMVFGENGVSGVKKKMGRPKGSKNKKKIGVKNEAEAMRVDPRGGGEDLSMNNGDGAVSGASQVVSTADVFSSKEIKMVFGEIGVSGVRKRGRSKSLKNEEVEKVVEGNGGFGSEKRGRPKSSKNGKKICVKNNAEDGDVDGTGQVDLNENLTMNMYEEMCQKFIGLRIGGCISGKDNEERQLEVLKNTNEVAMVNDNHETLVHFSEGDNASHGNTGTDDAPVLKVRRMGRPKGSKNKKKAVNQTKKIVHIRGHVSRRNPSISAALMQKVHRKGRPKGLKNKKKSILIEKSDDIGEDVSCVKSGLIPAPSPIQRHMEKPKCSKNKKKKTLARPQNKEPCNLASMGKKKPDHIARRSKSSALGMPDDPERREQLRFMCHQCLESSRVGLIICSKCTKKSYCYKCIAKWYPERTKKEVEKLCPYCCGNCNCKACLQENVLIKCSPKEADKNIRLQRSMYLLLNILPLLRSIQLEQKEELIVETSTRGVPVNEEDVPIAVFEEDDRVYCDNCKLSIVNFHRSCPNLACSYDICLDCCSELRRGLQPGEDAAKSTGSSKTSLDRRIFVDDKNVEAASANGPDLHSGFPKWESKNGRSIPCPPKELGGCGTEDLVLKRIFDADWVEKLIASAEKFSSSYQLPSIEFSQKCSLCFSQDVNDFPEVRQASLRENSQDNFLYCPSAINLHCDFEHFQMHWRKGEPVIVRNTLSRASGLSWEPKVMLRAFRSASKKLNQDTSVKAIDCLDWCEVEIKIRQFFKGYLEGRRHQNGWPEMLKLKDWPPSNTFEECLPRHGSEFMAMLPFSDYAHPRSGLLNLATKLPDGALKPDLGPKSYIAYGYPEELGKGDSVAKLHCDVSDAVNILTHATEVRHTSWERRKIDEIRRGSKFEDLDKFSEQACTERTGTILPESLQNGRNPEDHTCNGNSLPLENQIDKKATVQISDLHEDTSIEFSFEPFPSYDHLDTGNRSTNHDIDRTSKVAAESFDSTFDRIADSCNDLDLSNCSEITVGGCNEATNTDIVADNLTLDNDTSVQTRIEPDTRDSHLKSGKASTDVAHGAAVWDIFRRQDVPMLTEYLLKHQKEFFHNDNSVNFVVHPIHDQIFYLDEKHKRQLKEEFSIEPWTFEQHLGEAVFIPAGCPHQVRNRQSCTKLALDFVSPENVHECIRLTQEFRLLPQRHKYKQDILEAKKLAVYAADAAIKDVANLMSKQTRKKSKLADVENSS, encoded by the exons ATGGAGGTGTCGGTGGGCGGTGGTGGTGATGAGGGGTTGAAGTGTGTGAAAGTTAGTGCGGGAGGTATGTGGAGGTGTAATCTGTTGGCTATGCGAGGGGAGGTTTTGTGTGAGAAGCACTGTGTTTCTGCTCATAGGAGATTGAGGGGTGGTGAAGAGGGTGGAGGGGATTCTGGTGGTGGGAATTCTAATGTTGATTTTGGTGCTCAGAAGCGGAATTCTGATGTTTTGCCTGTTGATGGAAGTGAGATTTTGGTGATTTTTGGAGAAAGTGGTGTGAGGAAGAGAGGGAGACCGAAAAGCTTGGAGAATGAGGAGGTCAAGGAGGTTGTAGAAGGCAATGGTAAGGGTTCGAAGAATAGGAAGAAAGTTGGTGTACAGAGTGAAGATCAGGCAATGCGGGAGGATCTGCGAAGTGGTGGTGAGGTTCTTGGTATGAATAGTGGGGATGATGAGGAAATAGGTGTTTTGGCCGATAATGAAAGTGGTATCAAGATGGATTTTGGAGAAGATGGAGTAAGTGGTGGGAGGAAGAAAGGGAGAGCAAAATGCTTGAAGAAAGAGGGGGTAACGAAGGTCGTGGAAGGCAGTGGTGGTAGATTTAGGAGTGGGAAGATGGGAAGGCCGAAGGGTTCAAAGAATAGGAAGAAAATTAGTGTGGAGAATGAAGCTGAGGCAATGCAGGGGGACCCACAAGGAGGTGGGGAGAGTCCTAGTATGAATAATGGGGATGTATTTTCGAGCAAGGGAATCAAGATGGTTTCTGGAGAAAATGGAGTAAGTGGTGCGAAGAAGAAAATGGGAAGGCCGAAGGGCTCGAAGAACAGGAAAAAAATTGGTGTAAAGAATGAAGCTGAAGCTGGTGGGGAGATTCTTAGTATCGATAATGGGGATG GTGCTGTTAGTGGAGCAGGAAAAGTGGTTGATGTATTTTCGAGCAAGGAAATCAAGATGGTTTTTGGAGAAAATGGAGTAAGTggtgtgaagaagaaaatgggaAGGCCGAAGGGttcaaaaaataagaagaaaattggTGTGAAGAATGAAGCTGAGGCAATGCGGGTGGATCCTCGAGGTGGTGGGGAGGATCTTAGTATGAATAATGGGGATGGCGCTGTTAGTGGAGCAAGCCAAGTGGTTTCTACTGCTGATGTGTTTTCGAGCAAGGAAATCAAGATGGTTTTTGGAGAAATTGGAGTAAGTGGCGTGAGGAAGAGAGGGAGATCAAAAAGCTTGAAGAATGAGGAGGTAGAGAAGGTCGTAGAAGGCAATGGTGGATTTGGGAGTGAGAAGAGGGGAAGGCCAAAGAGTTCAAAGAATGGGAAGAAAATTTGCGTGAAGAATAATGCTGAGGATGGTGATGTTGATGGAACAGGACAAGTAGATTTGAATGAAAATCTAACTATGAACATGTATGAGGAAATGTGTCAGAAGTTTATTGGTTTGAGAATTGGAGGGTGTATATCTGGAAAGGACAACGAAGAGAGGCAGCTAGAGGTCCTGAAGAACACAAATGAAGTTGCTATGGTTAATGATAATCACGAGACATTGGTACACTTCAGTGAAGGTGATAATGCATCTCATGGCAACACTGGCACGGATGATGCCCCTGTGCTAAAGGTTCGACGAATGGGAAGGCCAAAAGGGTCTAAGAATAAGAAGAAAGCAGTCAACCAGACTAAAAAGATTGTTCATATCAGAGGTCATGTTTCTCGTCGCAATCCTTCCATTAGTGCTGCTCTGATGCAGAAAGTTCACAGGAAAGGAAGGCCAAAGGGtttgaagaataaaaaaaaatcaatcttgATTGAAAAGAGTGATGACATTGGCGAGGATGTTTCTTGTGTTAAGTCGGGGCTTATTCCTGCTCCCTCACCGATACAACGTCATATGGAAAAACCAAAGTGttcaaagaataaaaagaaaaaaacattagCAAGACCACAGAACAAGGAACCATGCAATCTTGCAAGCATGGGAAAGAAAAAACCTGATCATATTGCAAGAAGGAGCAAGTCATCAGCTTTGGGGATGCCG GATGACCCTGAAAGAAGGGAACAACTTAGGTTTATGTGCCACCAGTGCTTGGAGAGTAGCAGAGTTGGGCTCATCATCTGCTCAAAGTGCACTAAGAAGAGCTACTGCTACAAGTGCATTGCAAAGTG GTATCctgaaagaacaaaaaaagaagttGAGAAATTATGCCCTTATTGCTGTGGGAACTGTAATTGCAAAGCTTGCCTTCAAGAAAATGTTCTTATCAAG TGCTCCCCAAAAGAAGCTGATAAGAATATTAGATTACAAAGATCTATGTACCTGCTACTCAACATTCTGCCCCTACTTAGGAGTATACAACTGGAGCAGAAGGAAGAGCTCATTGTTGAAACCAGCACACGTG GTGTGCCGGTGAATGAAGAAGATGTGCCAATAGCagtttttgaagaagatgacCGGGTATACTG TGACAATTGCAAGTTATCCATCGTCAATTTTCACAGAAGCTGCCCTAATCTGGCTTGTTCCTATGATATCTGTCTTGATTGCTGCTCTGAACTCAGAAGAGGTCTTCAACCAGGGGAAGATGCTGCGAAATCTACTGGCAGTTCCAAAACAAGTTTAGATAGGAGAATTTTTGTGGATGATAAAAACGTGGAGGCTGCTTCAGCAAATGGTCCTGACTTGCACTCTGGTTTCCCTAAATGGGAATCTAAGAATGGCAGGAGCATACCATGTCCTCCGAAAGAGCTTGGTGGTTGTGGAACTGAGGATTTAGTACTGAAACGCATTTTTGATGCTGATTGGGTGGAGAAATTAATTGCTAGTGCTGAGAAATTTTCTTCTAGTTACCAATTACCAAGTATAGAGTTTTCCCAGAAATGTTCGTTGTGCTTTTCACAAGATGTTAATGACTTTCCTGAAGTAAGACAGGCATCATTGAGGGAGAATAGTCAAGATAACTTTCTATACTGCCCTAGTGCTATCAATCTCCATTGTGATTTCGAACATTTTCAAATGCACTGGAGGAAAGGCGAACCTGTCATTGTTAGAAACACGCTCTCAAGAGCTTCTGGTCTTAGTTGGGAGCCTAAGGTTATGCTGCGGGCTTTCAGAAGTGCAagcaaaaaattgaatcaagaCACCTCTGTGAAGGCTATTGATTGCTTGGATTGGTGTGAG GTTGAAATCAAAATTCGCCAGTTTTTCAAAGGTTACTTAGAAGGGCGTCGACATCAAAATGGGTGGCCTGAGATGTTGAAATTAAAGGATTGGCCACCTTCAAATACTTTTGAAGAATGTTTACCTAGACATGGCTCTGAGTTTATGGCCATGCTTCCCTTCAGTGATTACGCCCATCCTAGATCAGGTCTATTAAATCTTGCAACAAAACTTCCTGATGGTGCCTTAAAGCCAGACTTGGGACCAAAAAGCTATATTGCCTATGGATATCCGGAAGAACTCGGAAAAGGCGATTCGGTTGCCAAACTGCACTGTGATGTTTCTGATGCG GTGAATATATTGACTCACGCAACTGAGGTGAGGCACACCTCAtgggaaagaagaaagattgATGAAATAAGGAGGGGATCTAAATTCGAAGATTTAGACAAGTTTAGTGAACAGGCCTGCACAGAAAGAACTGGAACTATATTACCTGAATCGCTTCAGAATGGCAGAAATCCGGAGGATCATACATGCAATGGGAACTCTTTGCCGCTGGAaaatcaaattgataaaaaagcAACAGTTCAGATTAGTGACCTTCATGAGGACACATCGATAGAATTCAGTTTTGAGCCCTTTCCTTCATATGATCATCTGGATACTGGAAACAGAAGTACCAACCATGACATAGACAGAACCTCCAAAGTGGCGGCAGAAAGTTTTGACAGTACTTTTGACCGTATTGCAGATAGTTGCAATGATCTGGATCTGTCCAATTGCTCGGAGATCACAGTCGGTGGGTGTAATGAGGCTACTAATACAGATATTGTAGCTGATAATTTAACCCTGGATAATGATACCTCAGTTCAAACGAGAATAGAACCTGACACTCGCGACAGTCATCTTAAAAGTGGCAAAGCCTCCACAGATGTTGCACACGGTGCTGCAGTTTGGGACATCTTTCGTCGGCAGGATGTGCCCATGTTAACTGAATACTTGCTGAAGCATCAAAAAGAATTTTTCCATAACGACAATTCTGTTAATTTT GTTGTGCATCCAATCCATGACCAGATCTTTTATTTGGATGAGAAGCATAAAAGACAACTGAAGGAGGAGTTCA GTATTGAACCATGGACATTTGAGCAACATCTCGGTGAGGCCGTGTTCATTCCTGCGGGATGCCCCCATCAAGTGAGAAACAGACAG TCCTGCACGAAACTTGCTCTAGACTTCGTATCTCCAGAGAATGTTCATGAATGCATCCGACTGACACAGGAATTCCGGTTGCTTCCTCAGCGTCATAAATATAAGCAAGATATATTAGAG GCTAAGAAGCTGGCTGTATATGCTGCAGATGCTGCCATTAAAGACGTTGCAAATTTAATGTCAAAG CAGACCAGAAAAAAATCGAAGCTAGCTGATGTAGAGAACTCCAGCTGA